The proteins below come from a single Dinghuibacter silviterrae genomic window:
- the uvrC gene encoding excinuclease ABC subunit UvrC, whose product MTADTFQKIAPTIPLAPGIYKYFDAGGQLLYVGKAKSLRKRVSSYFIKTLTSYKTYELVQRIERIEFTIVDSEQDAFLLENALIKQFKPKYNINLKDDKTYPYIIFKNEHFPRVFLTRRKIADGSEYLGPFTSVGKVRELIEFIRLNVPLRTCKLNLTPQNIEKGKFKVCLEYHLGNCKGPCEGLQNPEDYAEGLRQARNLLKGNLTPVVQYFRKEMQTQAEALRFEQAESTRKKLEHLLQYQAKSTIVNERMGDADVFSILKEGNQAYVNYLMVRGGTIIQTQTSTFETPLEEDQSEVLSYAVPRMRDDFASDAPEVIVPCALDWAPEGVTITLPKAGDKKKLLDLSEKNVNYFREELQKKKMLHLEDKTDTEKREVLYQLQEDLHLPALPDHIECFDNSNFQGSFPVSAMVCFKNGVASKKDYRHFNVKTVTGINDFATMKEVVHRRYARLTREEQPLPQLVIIDGGKGQLGAAMEAIRELDLVGKMTLVGLAKNEEELFFPGDTESLKLPWDSESLRLIRRIRDEVHRFGITFHRDQRSKGVFKSELDGIKGVGKATVDLLLKTYKSVKKVGSAPEGDLASLIGPAKAAIVYRHFHPSDE is encoded by the coding sequence ATGACCGCCGACACCTTTCAGAAAATAGCCCCCACCATCCCCCTGGCGCCCGGTATCTACAAATACTTCGACGCAGGAGGACAACTATTGTATGTCGGCAAGGCCAAGAGCCTGCGCAAACGCGTCAGCTCCTACTTTATAAAGACACTCACCAGCTATAAAACCTACGAGCTCGTCCAGCGTATAGAACGCATCGAGTTCACCATCGTCGACTCCGAACAGGACGCCTTCCTTCTGGAAAACGCCCTGATCAAACAGTTCAAGCCCAAGTACAACATCAACCTCAAGGACGACAAGACCTATCCCTATATCATTTTTAAAAACGAGCACTTTCCCCGTGTCTTTCTCACCCGCCGGAAGATCGCCGATGGCTCGGAATACCTCGGTCCTTTTACGTCGGTGGGCAAAGTCAGGGAACTGATCGAATTTATCCGCCTCAACGTTCCCCTCAGAACCTGCAAGCTCAACCTGACCCCGCAAAACATCGAAAAAGGGAAGTTCAAGGTCTGCCTGGAGTATCACTTAGGCAACTGCAAGGGCCCCTGCGAGGGGCTCCAAAACCCCGAAGACTATGCCGAAGGGCTCCGGCAAGCCCGGAACCTCCTCAAAGGCAACCTTACCCCTGTCGTTCAATATTTCCGGAAGGAAATGCAGACCCAGGCCGAAGCCCTTCGCTTCGAACAAGCCGAGTCCACCCGTAAGAAACTCGAACACCTCCTGCAATACCAGGCCAAATCCACCATCGTCAACGAAAGGATGGGGGACGCCGACGTTTTCAGTATCCTCAAGGAAGGCAACCAGGCCTACGTCAACTACCTCATGGTCCGCGGCGGCACCATTATCCAAACCCAAACGAGCACTTTCGAGACCCCACTGGAGGAAGACCAAAGCGAGGTTCTTTCCTACGCCGTTCCCCGTATGCGCGACGACTTCGCCAGTGACGCCCCCGAGGTCATTGTGCCCTGTGCCCTCGACTGGGCACCCGAAGGCGTCACCATCACCCTCCCCAAGGCCGGGGACAAGAAAAAGCTCCTCGACCTCTCCGAAAAAAACGTCAACTATTTCCGGGAAGAGCTCCAAAAGAAAAAGATGCTCCACCTCGAAGACAAGACCGATACCGAAAAACGCGAAGTTCTCTACCAGCTCCAGGAAGACCTCCACCTCCCCGCGCTGCCCGATCACATCGAGTGCTTCGACAACTCCAATTTCCAGGGGAGCTTCCCGGTTTCCGCCATGGTTTGTTTTAAAAACGGGGTCGCCTCCAAAAAGGACTACCGCCATTTCAACGTCAAAACCGTTACCGGCATCAACGACTTTGCCACCATGAAAGAAGTCGTCCATCGCCGGTACGCCCGTCTTACCCGCGAGGAACAACCCCTTCCCCAACTCGTCATCATCGACGGCGGCAAAGGGCAGCTCGGAGCGGCCATGGAGGCCATCCGGGAGCTCGACCTCGTCGGCAAAATGACCCTCGTGGGGCTGGCCAAAAACGAAGAGGAGCTCTTCTTTCCCGGGGACACCGAGTCCCTCAAACTCCCCTGGGACAGCGAAAGCCTGCGCCTCATCCGGCGGATCCGGGACGAGGTCCACCGCTTCGGCATCACTTTCCACCGGGACCAACGAAGCAAAGGGGTGTTCAAATCCGAGCTCGATGGGATCAAAGGGGTCGGGAAGGCAACGGTCGATCTGTTGCTCAAGACCTATAAGTCCGTGAAAAAAGTTGGTTCCGCCCCCGAGGGCGACCTCGCCTCCCTGATCGGGCCTGCCAAAGCCGCGATCGTTTACCGGCATTTTCACCCCTCTGACGAATAG